The segment GGTGTACCAGTGACTCCAATGGCAGATTGGAAAGCCGTTGCAGTGGTATTGGAACACTGGGTTTGCCGCGTAGATTCGGCACAGGGATTCGGCCTCCCGCTCGATGCGCCGCATCTGCGCTTCAGCGTTGGCAAGCAGGTCTTCCTGCTTTTTCAAATCGCTGCGGTATGCGGTCAACAGTTGGCAGTACGTGGCTCGGTTATCCTGCACCCCGGGATGGGTAGGCACCACCCCCGCGGCTGGCACTACCGGGGATGCTCCCATTTCCACTCGCCGCTCCTCCGCCTTGGGCCGCGAGCGCACCATGTACCCTACGCCCACAATGCCCAGCCCGACTCCCCCCGCAATGGCAGCTACCGCTAAACCCTTCACTCTTTCACCCCCAGGTAAACGCCCAGGGCTATCAAGCCTGCCCCCGCTGCCAGAAGAGCAATGCCTTGGGCGGACTGCACCGCTTTGAAGTTGTAGTAGATGCGCGTTCGCTGGGTGGCTTGCTGCC is part of the Thermus caldilimi genome and harbors:
- a CDS encoding DUF4200 domain-containing protein, encoding MKGLAVAAIAGGVGLGIVGVGYMVRSRPKAEERRVEMGASPVVPAAGVVPTHPGVQDNRATYCQLLTAYRSDLKKQEDLLANAEAQMRRIEREAESLCRIYAANPVFQYHCNGFPICHWSHWYTVSGQETDSAAYSLCTSYVRLGGELAPREHELRPGDNWDDTWDDLRRMNANIAQALRQIQALRQQYVQMQKEADEARSQIARLRKQIADLEAQGVFC